Proteins encoded within one genomic window of Halobacteroides halobius DSM 5150:
- the guaB gene encoding IMP dehydrogenase has protein sequence MKGKFTKEGLTFDDVLLVPAHSEVLPKEVETKTNLTKNIKLNIPVLSAAMDTVTEAKMAISMARQGGLGIIHKNMSVDEQAAEVDKVKRSESGVIVNPFYLNPEDEIYEAEKLMSKFHISGVPIVDEEQKLLGIITNRDLRFEKDYDQPIKNVMTKEDLVTAPVGTDLEGAKEILQKHKIEKLPLVDKDNTLKGLITIKDIEKAKKYPNAAKDDQGRLLVGAAVGVGGDARERISALVEAEVDVLIIDTAHGHSQKVIDMVDEITTKYPDLEVIAGNVATAKATKALIEAGANAVKVGVGPGSICTTRVVAGVGVPQVTAVYDCAQAANDYGVPIIADGGIKYSGDVVKALAAGASTVMLGSLLAGTEEAPGERVIYKGRSFKVYRGMGSVEAMKEGSKDRYFQEEKKKLVPEGIEGRVPYKGELKDTLYQLIGGLRSGMGYCGTKTIKQLRKDGRFVKITGAGLKESHPHDVTVTKEAPNYSLDQD, from the coding sequence ATGAAAGGTAAGTTTACAAAAGAAGGATTAACATTTGATGATGTTTTATTAGTTCCGGCTCATTCTGAGGTATTGCCTAAAGAAGTGGAGACTAAAACTAATTTAACAAAGAATATTAAATTAAATATACCAGTTTTAAGTGCTGCTATGGATACTGTTACAGAGGCTAAAATGGCTATTTCTATGGCTCGTCAAGGTGGTTTAGGAATTATTCATAAAAATATGTCGGTTGACGAACAAGCTGCAGAAGTAGATAAAGTTAAACGATCAGAAAGTGGAGTTATTGTTAACCCATTTTATTTAAATCCTGAGGATGAAATTTATGAAGCTGAAAAATTAATGTCTAAATTTCATATTTCTGGGGTTCCTATTGTTGATGAAGAGCAAAAATTACTAGGAATTATTACTAATCGGGATTTAAGATTTGAAAAAGATTATGATCAACCAATTAAAAATGTAATGACAAAAGAAGATTTAGTAACTGCTCCTGTAGGAACTGATTTAGAAGGGGCCAAGGAAATTCTACAGAAGCATAAAATAGAGAAGTTACCCCTAGTTGATAAGGATAATACCCTTAAAGGATTAATTACAATTAAAGATATTGAAAAAGCAAAAAAATATCCTAATGCTGCAAAAGATGACCAAGGACGATTATTAGTAGGAGCTGCTGTAGGTGTTGGTGGTGATGCTAGAGAAAGGATTTCTGCTTTAGTAGAAGCTGAAGTAGATGTATTAATTATTGATACTGCTCATGGTCACTCTCAAAAAGTAATTGATATGGTAGATGAAATAACAACTAAGTATCCTGATTTAGAAGTAATAGCTGGCAATGTAGCTACAGCTAAGGCAACTAAAGCATTAATTGAAGCTGGTGCTAATGCAGTTAAGGTAGGAGTTGGCCCGGGTTCTATTTGTACTACTAGAGTAGTAGCAGGAGTAGGAGTCCCGCAAGTTACAGCTGTCTATGATTGTGCTCAAGCAGCTAATGATTATGGAGTGCCTATTATTGCTGATGGTGGCATTAAATACTCTGGTGATGTTGTAAAGGCTTTAGCAGCAGGAGCTTCTACAGTAATGCTAGGTAGTTTATTAGCTGGTACAGAAGAGGCACCAGGAGAAAGAGTAATTTATAAAGGTAGAAGCTTTAAAGTATATAGAGGTATGGGGTCTGTAGAGGCTATGAAAGAAGGTAGTAAAGATCGTTACTTCCAAGAAGAAAAGAAAAAATTAGTGCCAGAAGGCATTGAAGGACGAGTTCCTTATAAAGGGGAACTAAAGGATACACTTTATCAATTAATCGGTGGTCTACGTTCTGGAATGGGTTATTGTGGTACTAAAACAATAAAGCAATTGAGAAAAGACGGGAGATTTGTTAAAATTACAGGTGCCGGTTTAAAAGAAAGTCATCCGCATGATGTTACAGTTACTAAGGAAGCACCTAATTACAGTCTTGATCAAGATTAA
- a CDS encoding dTMP kinase: MSGKLIVIESGTDASGKETQTRKLYNRLSDIKGKVRKIEYPNYESASSALIKMYLNGEFGENPGEVNTYAASTFYAVDRFASFQKEWKDFYNDGGIIIADRYTTSNMVHQASKFANLEEKRAYLNWLWEFEFDKFGLPVPDAVIFLDMPPEESKRLMKQRKNNSQDIHEENYDYLVKSYNNACWVAEEYNWQIIDCLHNGKLRSIEDIHNQIYNLVINLFES; this comes from the coding sequence ATGTCAGGAAAACTAATTGTAATTGAATCAGGGACAGATGCTAGTGGGAAAGAGACTCAAACTAGAAAACTATATAATAGGTTATCCGATATAAAAGGAAAAGTTCGGAAAATTGAGTATCCTAACTATGAAAGTGCTTCTTCAGCCTTAATTAAAATGTATTTAAACGGAGAATTCGGAGAAAATCCGGGAGAGGTGAATACTTATGCTGCTTCTACATTTTATGCGGTAGATAGATTTGCATCATTTCAAAAAGAGTGGAAAGACTTTTATAATGATGGAGGAATTATTATCGCGGATAGATATACAACTTCGAATATGGTTCATCAGGCTTCTAAATTTGCAAATTTAGAAGAAAAGAGAGCATATTTAAATTGGCTATGGGAATTTGAGTTTGATAAATTTGGACTTCCTGTACCAGATGCTGTTATATTTCTAGATATGCCTCCTGAAGAAAGTAAAAGATTAATGAAACAAAGAAAAAATAATTCACAAGATATTCACGAAGAAAATTATGATTACTTAGTTAAATCATATAATAATGCTTGCTGGGTTGCAGAAGAATATAACTGGCAGATAATAGATTGTCTTCATAACGGGAAATTAAGAAGCATTGAAGATATCCATAATCAAATTTATAATCTAGTAATTAATTTATTTGAGAGCTAA
- a CDS encoding YaaR family protein → MKIENKTKGNFRNSVAASKRINQVQDKNTTFLEELKQVHGEQVKAKLDDLLGMIDKQGDKLANHRTFKELIEYKKMVKKFIKEAVEKMYKLKEDYSPQQGKVRTIVKSVDSSLEDLTEMIVDEQSAQLDILAQLDEVRGLLIDLYR, encoded by the coding sequence ATGAAGATTGAAAATAAAACTAAAGGGAATTTTAGGAACTCGGTTGCTGCTAGTAAAAGAATAAATCAAGTACAGGATAAGAACACTACCTTTTTAGAAGAATTAAAACAGGTGCATGGTGAACAGGTTAAAGCTAAATTAGATGATTTATTAGGCATGATTGATAAGCAAGGTGATAAATTAGCTAATCATCGTACCTTTAAAGAGCTAATTGAGTATAAAAAGATGGTTAAGAAATTTATTAAAGAAGCGGTAGAAAAAATGTATAAATTAAAAGAGGATTATAGTCCTCAGCAAGGGAAAGTTCGAACAATAGTTAAGTCTGTTGATAGTTCTTTAGAGGATTTAACGGAGATGATTGTAGATGAACAATCGGCCCAATTGGATATTTTAGCTCAATTAGATGAGGTACGCGGTTTATTAATTGATTTATATAGATAG
- the holB gene encoding DNA polymerase III subunit delta' codes for MSFSEVLGQDLAVSILKNSLQQGRLSHAYLFTGVEGVGKDTTAFEFAKAINCKGQANDACDSCISCRKAASGNHPDIKVLKPDGSSIKIDQMRSFQQEILYKPYESEKKVYIIHQTEKMTPEAANSLLKTLEEPPEHGIIILLTNNINQLLPTVISRCQLVRFNRVSNHLIKKRLSENYKLSEQEEELITSLATGKIKEAIALVEEKEKLKKREDIIKLILSFKDLDCLQVFRIVEKLTEYKDQIDQILHMVLVWYRDLLLLKLKKEEQVINIDYMEELKEEVAITSVEQAEKIIQLVEETKNKIRTVNVNLQLTLEVMLLKLNRLRR; via the coding sequence ATGTCTTTTAGTGAAGTATTAGGACAGGATTTAGCAGTTTCTATTTTAAAAAATTCCCTTCAACAAGGTAGATTAAGTCATGCTTATTTATTTACAGGAGTTGAAGGGGTAGGAAAGGATACAACAGCTTTTGAATTTGCTAAAGCAATAAATTGCAAGGGCCAAGCTAATGATGCATGTGATAGTTGTATTTCTTGTCGCAAGGCGGCAAGTGGCAATCACCCTGATATCAAGGTCTTAAAACCGGATGGTAGTTCAATTAAAATAGATCAGATGAGATCTTTCCAACAGGAAATTTTATATAAACCATATGAGAGTGAGAAAAAAGTTTATATTATTCATCAAACTGAAAAGATGACTCCGGAAGCAGCTAATAGTCTTTTAAAAACGTTAGAAGAACCACCTGAACATGGAATTATTATACTATTAACAAATAATATAAATCAGTTATTACCAACCGTTATTTCTCGTTGTCAATTAGTGCGTTTTAATAGAGTTTCTAATCATTTAATAAAAAAAAGATTAAGTGAAAATTATAAATTATCGGAGCAAGAAGAAGAATTAATTACTTCTTTAGCTACTGGAAAGATAAAAGAAGCGATTGCTTTAGTAGAAGAGAAAGAAAAATTAAAGAAGCGGGAGGACATTATTAAATTAATCCTTTCTTTTAAAGATTTAGATTGCTTACAAGTATTTAGGATAGTAGAAAAGTTAACTGAATATAAAGACCAAATAGACCAGATTCTACATATGGTTTTAGTTTGGTATCGTGATTTATTATTACTTAAGTTAAAAAAGGAAGAACAGGTTATTAATATTGATTATATGGAAGAATTAAAAGAAGAAGTAGCTATAACTAGTGTAGAGCAAGCAGAAAAAATAATACAATTGGTCGAAGAAACAAAGAATAAGATTAGGACAGTTAATGTTAATCTACAACTAACTTTAGAAGTGATGTTACTAAAGTTAAATCGTCTCAGGAGGTGA
- a CDS encoding PSP1 domain-containing protein, translating to MEVIGVEFKEAGKIYYYKMTNDEFSVGDKVVAETIRGIEIGEVVNPSKIVDPDNFGHPIESIKRKATLRDLKRAEENEKEAKEAFEICLDKIEEHNLPMRLVDSEYTLDRGKLLFYFTADDRVDFRELVKDLASIFKTRIELRQIGVRDEAKMRGGLGPCGRVLCCSKFLRDFDPISIKMAKEQDLSLNPNKISGICGRLMCCLKYETNSYKQIKNELPNVGEKVETNFGTGNVEDINVIKKTLKVDLGDDEKIEIDFEDIES from the coding sequence ATGGAAGTAATTGGAGTAGAATTCAAAGAAGCAGGTAAAATATACTATTATAAAATGACTAATGATGAATTTAGTGTAGGAGATAAGGTAGTCGCTGAAACTATTCGAGGAATTGAGATTGGGGAAGTTGTTAACCCTTCTAAGATAGTTGATCCAGATAATTTCGGTCATCCTATAGAGTCAATTAAACGGAAAGCTACTTTAAGAGATTTAAAAAGGGCTGAGGAGAATGAAAAGGAAGCTAAGGAAGCTTTTGAGATTTGCTTAGATAAAATTGAGGAACATAATTTACCGATGAGGTTAGTTGATTCGGAGTATACCCTAGATCGAGGTAAGCTTTTATTTTATTTCACTGCTGATGATAGGGTTGATTTTAGGGAACTGGTTAAGGATTTAGCTAGCATTTTTAAGACAAGAATTGAATTAAGACAAATTGGAGTTAGAGATGAAGCTAAAATGCGGGGTGGACTTGGCCCGTGTGGTAGAGTGCTTTGTTGCTCTAAATTTTTAAGGGATTTTGATCCAATTTCAATTAAAATGGCTAAAGAACAGGACTTATCTTTAAACCCCAATAAAATATCTGGAATTTGCGGTCGTTTAATGTGTTGTCTAAAATATGAAACAAATAGTTATAAACAAATTAAAAACGAATTACCTAATGTAGGAGAAAAAGTAGAGACTAACTTTGGTACAGGTAATGTAGAAGATATAAATGTTATTAAGAAAACCCTAAAGGTTGATTTAGGTGATGATGAGAAAATAGAAATAGATTTTGAAGATATAGAATCATGA
- a CDS encoding initiation-control protein YabA, whose translation MEEIIGLLAHFQEQLQVLNDDFQKVKNTVYDMYKENESLREENENLKRLLFEKEEAQEEGVDKEEGQHNLSRLYQEGFHVCHLNFGEQREGSCLFCAGMLDDEENPNQIKENTSG comes from the coding sequence GTGGAAGAGATCATTGGTTTGTTGGCCCATTTTCAAGAACAATTACAGGTTTTAAATGATGACTTTCAAAAAGTAAAAAATACAGTTTATGATATGTATAAAGAAAATGAAAGTTTACGAGAAGAAAATGAAAATTTAAAAAGATTATTATTTGAAAAAGAAGAGGCACAAGAAGAAGGAGTAGATAAAGAAGAAGGTCAACATAACTTATCTCGTTTATATCAGGAAGGTTTTCATGTTTGCCATCTTAACTTTGGAGAGCAACGGGAGGGTAGCTGCCTATTTTGTGCTGGAATGTTAGATGATGAAGAAAATCCTAATCAAATAAAGGAGAATACTAGTGGCTAA
- a CDS encoding tRNA1(Val) (adenine(37)-N6)-methyltransferase, which produces MANQDLKPGERLDKLLIDDLELIQDPKHFCFSLDAVLLANFVNPKKKDRVLDLGTGTGVIPHLTQAKYDLQEVWGIDIQQEVIDMAQRSAKYNKLEDKLNFTEIDLKEALEFFGSESFDYIISNPPYMKVGSGKVSPKKEVAIARYELECKLEDIVKVSNQLVKYGGKVAYIHRAKRLAELLALMKDYNLTPKRMRLIHSSKDSKAKLVLVEAVKGGGSGLEIKDPVIVYNKKGNYTTEIENMYHPERD; this is translated from the coding sequence GTGGCTAACCAAGATTTAAAACCTGGAGAACGATTAGATAAATTATTAATTGATGATTTAGAGCTAATTCAAGATCCTAAACATTTTTGTTTTTCATTAGATGCTGTTTTATTAGCTAATTTTGTAAATCCTAAAAAGAAAGACCGAGTTTTGGATTTAGGGACAGGAACTGGAGTAATTCCTCATTTAACTCAGGCTAAATATGATTTACAAGAAGTTTGGGGGATTGATATTCAACAAGAAGTGATTGATATGGCTCAGCGTAGTGCTAAGTATAATAAATTAGAAGATAAATTAAATTTTACTGAAATTGATTTAAAAGAGGCTCTTGAATTTTTTGGTTCAGAAAGTTTTGATTATATTATTAGTAACCCTCCTTATATGAAAGTAGGAAGTGGAAAGGTTAGCCCTAAAAAGGAAGTTGCAATTGCTCGTTATGAGTTAGAATGTAAATTAGAGGACATAGTTAAGGTTAGTAATCAATTGGTTAAGTATGGAGGGAAGGTTGCTTATATTCATAGAGCAAAGAGATTGGCTGAGTTGTTAGCCTTGATGAAAGATTATAATTTAACACCTAAAAGAATGAGACTGATTCATTCATCTAAAGACAGTAAAGCTAAATTGGTATTAGTAGAAGCAGTCAAAGGTGGAGGAAGTGGATTAGAAATAAAAGATCCAGTAATTGTTTATAATAAAAAAGGTAATTATACTACAGAAATAGAAAACATGTATCATCCAGAAAGGGATTAA
- a CDS encoding GIY-YIG nuclease family protein: MAHYIYILECADNTLYTGYTTNVKRRLKEHNKGQGAKYTRGRTPVKLCYTEEYLTRSEAQKREYAIKQLKRQEKLDLIKEDGND; encoded by the coding sequence ATGGCTCACTATATTTATATATTAGAATGCGCGGATAATACTTTATATACTGGTTATACTACAAATGTTAAGAGGAGATTAAAGGAACATAATAAAGGTCAAGGAGCTAAATATACTAGAGGTCGAACTCCAGTAAAGTTATGTTATACTGAAGAATATCTAACTAGAAGTGAAGCCCAAAAAAGAGAGTATGCTATAAAACAATTAAAGCGGCAAGAGAAGTTAGATTTAATTAAGGAGGACGGCAATGACTAA
- the rsmI gene encoding 16S rRNA (cytidine(1402)-2'-O)-methyltransferase yields the protein MTKGTLYICGTPIGNLKDITLRALDILKEVDLIAAEDTRRTSKLLNYYEIKTKLTSYHEHNADDKKKELLAKLETNNDIALVSDAGMPGISDPGYKLVKLLRNEGIEIRVVPGPTAMTSAIVSSGLPTNKFSFEGFLPRKKSERQKYLQQLKSEERTMIYYEAPHRLVKTLKDILDVLGNRKIAVCRELTKKFEEVLTERVSDLLDYFKNNKPQGEIVLVVEGGNNDKSTDEWKSLSILEHVKQEMKTGLTKKEAIKEVAKLRELPKSEVYQIATKIRVNK from the coding sequence ATGACTAAAGGGACATTGTATATATGTGGTACACCAATTGGTAATTTAAAAGATATTACTTTAAGAGCATTAGATATATTAAAAGAAGTTGATTTAATTGCTGCTGAAGATACTCGTAGGACAAGCAAGTTACTTAATTATTATGAAATTAAAACTAAGCTAACTAGTTATCATGAGCATAATGCTGATGATAAAAAGAAAGAACTATTAGCTAAATTGGAAACAAATAATGATATAGCTTTGGTTTCAGATGCTGGAATGCCAGGAATTTCAGATCCAGGTTATAAGCTAGTTAAATTATTAAGAAATGAAGGGATTGAAATTAGAGTAGTCCCCGGGCCAACGGCTATGACTAGTGCTATAGTTAGTTCAGGGTTGCCTACAAATAAATTTAGTTTTGAAGGTTTTTTACCTCGGAAGAAGAGTGAACGGCAAAAATATTTACAGCAATTAAAATCAGAAGAACGAACTATGATCTACTATGAAGCTCCTCATCGTTTAGTTAAAACATTAAAGGATATATTAGATGTTTTAGGTAATCGTAAGATAGCAGTTTGTCGTGAGTTGACAAAGAAATTTGAAGAAGTACTTACAGAGCGAGTTAGCGATTTATTAGATTACTTTAAAAATAATAAACCTCAAGGAGAAATTGTTTTAGTAGTAGAAGGGGGAAATAACGATAAATCTACAGATGAGTGGAAAAGTTTATCCATTTTAGAGCATGTTAAGCAAGAAATGAAAACAGGATTAACTAAGAAAGAAGCAATCAAGGAAGTAGCTAAACTAAGGGAGTTGCCTAAAAGTGAAGTTTATCAAATAGCAACTAAAATTAGAGTTAATAAATAA
- a CDS encoding AbrB/MazE/SpoVT family DNA-binding domain-containing protein, translating into MNMKSTGIVRKVDELGRVVIPVELRRTLNIENKDSLEIYVDEEKIILKKYQPACIFCGNAGNIQNFKGKNICPDCLEDMADSVSA; encoded by the coding sequence ATAAATATGAAATCAACTGGTATTGTACGTAAGGTGGACGAGCTAGGTAGAGTTGTTATTCCTGTAGAATTAAGAAGGACTTTAAATATTGAGAATAAGGATTCTTTGGAGATTTATGTCGATGAGGAAAAGATTATCCTTAAAAAATATCAACCTGCATGTATCTTCTGTGGTAACGCTGGAAATATTCAAAACTTTAAAGGGAAGAATATCTGTCCGGACTGTTTAGAAGATATGGCTGATTCTGTTTCTGCTTAA
- a CDS encoding DNA double-strand break repair nuclease NurA → MRELSSGLKSSLEKFNDKLQQKYQNKSNLTDQQLKKLIIQHLGDFKLIEELAGKELKEWTKNGPIVGVDGSVNTTGKVYPHYLTLLQALAKSTTEKEVIRHEIFSPLSEKDKEKIFRKLSKEGLDNAQEAAGKIKTSLLAALEVKVAYESIKQCNPQLIMMDGSLIRYYYQAEELWKELVDLALAEDVLLVGVIEEIATHQISKKLKEQLPVQMKEMYDRELLFGLLKKGEMLQFKPGIDFKPGLETVFLRSSSGPGVIGVDILKQQANKLEFINQVIYSLTPKEGRGIPIWLDMVDEEVRITNKMMELLLNNYLDPALKERLFHSKRKDRIY, encoded by the coding sequence GTGCGTGAATTAAGCTCTGGATTAAAGTCATCATTAGAAAAATTTAATGATAAATTGCAACAAAAATATCAAAATAAATCAAATTTAACTGACCAACAATTAAAAAAGTTAATTATTCAGCACCTTGGTGACTTTAAACTGATAGAAGAATTAGCTGGTAAAGAACTTAAAGAGTGGACAAAAAACGGGCCAATTGTAGGGGTAGATGGTTCAGTCAATACTACAGGTAAGGTCTATCCTCACTATCTTACTTTATTGCAAGCATTAGCTAAAAGTACAACTGAGAAAGAAGTTATTAGACATGAAATTTTTAGTCCGCTAAGTGAAAAAGATAAAGAAAAGATCTTTAGAAAGTTAAGTAAAGAAGGATTAGATAATGCTCAAGAAGCAGCAGGAAAGATTAAAACATCTTTATTAGCTGCTTTGGAGGTAAAAGTAGCTTACGAGAGTATTAAACAATGTAATCCACAATTAATTATGATGGATGGTTCGTTGATTAGATATTATTATCAAGCAGAAGAGTTATGGAAGGAGCTAGTTGATTTAGCATTAGCAGAAGATGTGTTATTAGTAGGGGTTATAGAAGAAATTGCAACTCATCAAATAAGTAAAAAATTAAAGGAGCAATTACCAGTTCAGATGAAAGAGATGTATGATAGAGAACTATTATTTGGTTTGCTAAAGAAAGGTGAGATGTTACAGTTTAAGCCAGGAATTGATTTTAAGCCAGGTTTGGAGACTGTATTTTTAAGAAGTTCTAGTGGACCAGGAGTAATAGGCGTAGATATCTTAAAACAACAGGCAAATAAATTAGAATTTATAAATCAAGTGATTTATTCTTTGACCCCTAAAGAAGGTAGAGGAATCCCTATATGGCTGGATATGGTTGATGAAGAAGTAAGGATTACTAATAAAATGATGGAGTTGTTATTAAATAATTATTTGGATCCGGCTTTAAAGGAAAGACTATTTCATTCCAAGCGTAAGGATAGGATTTATTAA
- the iscB gene encoding RNA-guided endonuclease IscB, which translates to MPNKYAFVLDSKGKLLDPTKSKKAWYLIRKGKASLVEEYPLIIKLKREVPKDQVNSDKLILGIDDGTKKVGFALVQKCQTKNKVLFKAVMEQRQDVSKKMEERRGYRRYRRSHKRYRPARFDNRSSSKRKGRIPPSILQKKQAILRVVNKLKKYIRIDKIVLEDVSIDIRKLTEGRELYNWEYQESNRLDENLRKATLYRDDCTCQLCGTTETMLHAHHIMPRRDGGADSIYNLITLCKACHKDKVDNNEYQYKDQFLAIIDSKELSDLKSASHVMQGKTWLRDKLSKIAQLEITSGGNTANKRIDYEIEKSHSNDAICTTGLLPVDNIDDIKEYYIKPLRKKSKAKIKELKCFRQRDLVKYTKRNGETYTGYITSLRIKNNKYNSKVCNFSTLKGKIFRGYGFRNLTLLNRPKGLMIV; encoded by the coding sequence ATGCCAAACAAATATGCTTTTGTATTAGATAGTAAGGGCAAGCTACTTGATCCTACTAAAAGTAAAAAAGCATGGTATTTAATTAGAAAGGGTAAAGCTAGTTTAGTAGAAGAATATCCACTTATTATTAAGCTAAAAAGAGAAGTACCTAAAGACCAAGTTAATAGTGATAAGCTAATTTTAGGAATTGATGATGGTACTAAAAAGGTAGGGTTTGCTTTAGTACAGAAGTGTCAAACTAAAAATAAAGTTCTATTTAAAGCAGTAATGGAGCAACGTCAAGATGTATCTAAAAAGATGGAAGAACGTAGAGGTTATCGTAGGTATAGACGTTCTCATAAGAGATATAGACCTGCTAGATTTGATAATCGTTCCTCTAGCAAGAGAAAAGGTCGAATACCACCTAGCATACTCCAAAAGAAACAAGCTATTTTAAGAGTAGTAAATAAATTAAAGAAGTACATTAGAATAGATAAGATAGTTTTAGAAGATGTATCAATTGATATTCGTAAATTAACAGAAGGTAGAGAACTTTATAATTGGGAGTATCAAGAGTCTAATCGACTTGATGAAAATTTAAGAAAAGCTACGCTATATCGTGATGATTGTACTTGTCAATTATGCGGTACTACTGAAACTATGCTACACGCCCACCACATCATGCCTAGACGAGATGGTGGAGCAGATAGTATATATAATCTAATTACCTTATGTAAAGCTTGTCATAAAGATAAAGTAGATAATAATGAGTATCAGTATAAAGACCAATTTTTAGCTATTATTGACAGTAAAGAACTATCTGACTTAAAATCAGCAAGTCATGTTATGCAAGGTAAGACTTGGTTAAGAGATAAATTATCTAAAATAGCTCAACTAGAAATTACATCAGGTGGTAATACTGCTAATAAACGGATTGACTATGAGATAGAAAAAAGTCATAGTAATGATGCTATTTGTACTACTGGACTATTACCTGTTGATAATATTGATGATATTAAAGAGTATTATATTAAACCTCTTAGAAAGAAGTCTAAGGCTAAAATTAAAGAATTAAAATGTTTTAGACAGCGAGATTTAGTTAAATATACTAAGAGAAATGGTGAAACTTATACAGGCTATATTACTTCATTAAGAATTAAGAATAATAAATATAATTCTAAAGTCTGTAATTTCTCAACTTTAAAAGGTAAGATTTTTCGAGGTTATGGATTTAGAAATTTAACTCTATTAAATAGACCTAAAGGTCTAATGATTGTTTAA